The Gemmatimonadaceae bacterium genomic sequence TTCGGTGAGAACGGGCAGGGCTTCGGTGCGAAAGTTGGCGAACCCATCGTCAAACGTCAGCGCGACCGCCTCCTGATCGTCTCGCAGCTTTGGCAGGTCAGCGAGCGGCACGACGTTCACCCGCCCTGACGCGAAGAACGCGCAGTGCGCCCTGAACGCCGCCGGCGAGACCGAGATGGCGGATCCGGTCTCGTCCACGGAGTGGTAGGTGAGGATCGCGCGCATGTTCGTCAGGCGCGGGCCGCGGTAACCGGGAGCGCGAGACGCGAGCGCTGGTCCTCGACCACGTCGTGGATGATCTCCTCGAGCGACGTCATCGGGCGATAGCCTGTCGTGCGTTCCAGCTTGGACACATCGGGGACGCGACGCATCATGTCCTCGAATCCTGCCTGATAGGCCTCGCTGTAGGGTATCAGGCGAATCTCCGAACTGCTGCCCGCCGCGGCGCGCACCTGCTCCGCGAGACCGAGCATCGACACCTCGGTGGTCGTGCCGACGTTGAACACCTCACCGATCGCCGCCGGTGTCGCCGTCAGCCGCAGGACGGCCTCGACCGCGTCCCTGACGTGTCCAAAACAGCGGGACTGCTTGCCCGTCCCATACACGGTGATCGGTTCACCACGCAAAGCCTGCTGTGCGAAGTTTGGGAGCACCATGCCGTAGCGCCCCGTCTGCCTCGGGCCAACAGTGTTGAAGAACCGCGTGATGATGACCGGCACCCCCTTTTCCCTGCCATAGGCGAGGGCAAGCCACTCGTCGAGCGCCTTGGAGCACGCATACGCCCAGCGTGAGTGCGACGTGGGGCCGAGCTGGAGGTCCTGATCTTCGCGGAACGGGATCTGGCTCGACTTGCCGTACACCTCGGACGTCGACGCCACGACCACCGGCTTCTGCTTCTTGGCCGCCGCGGCGAGCACGATCTCCGTTGCCCGCACGTTGGTCTCGATCGTGTGCACCGGTCGCTCGACGATGAGCTTTACACCCACCGCCGCCGCGAGGTGGAACGTGAGATCGGCGCGATCCACGAACTCGGCCACCAGCGGCACGTCGAGTGCCGTGCCGATGCGATACTCGAATCCCTTGCGCCCGACGAGGTGCGCGATGTTCTCCATCGCTCCCGTGGACAGGTCGTCGAGCACCATGACCCGATCGCCCCGGTCGAGGAGCCGCTCGGCCAGGTGGGACCCGATGAACCCGCAACCGCCAGTGATGAAAACGTTCACGCTGCCTCCGGATATGCCACGAGTGACGCGGTCCGCAGCTGCCCCTTTCGGAGTGCGGCCCGTCGAATGATGTCGAGGTACTGCGGGACCACCACCCGTTCCGACCACCGCTCCACGTAGGCACGATAGCCAGCCGCGGCCAGAGTGGCGCGATGCGCGGCATCCGTGGAAAGACGCGTCATCGCGGCCAGCAACTCATCCCGCGTGCTGAAGAGTTCCCCTCCACCCGACGATTCCACAATCTCCGGGAACGGCCCCAGCCGACGAGCGATGACCGGAGTTCCCTGCCGGAACGCCTCAATAAGGACGATCCCGAACGTCTCGTAGCACTCCGACGGCACGATCAGGGCGATTGCGTGTTCGTAGTAGCGGCGCAGGTCGTCCGGGGTGATGCGGCCGAGGAACCGGACGTTGGGCAAGTCCGCGGCGAGGGCCTGGAGCGCAGGCGCGTGTGTCCCGTCGCCCGCAACCAGCAACTCGGCACCGCGCAGGTCGCGAAAAACGGGGATCACATCATCCAGGCCCTTGATCCGCTCCAGCCGCCCCGCGAACAGAAAGTATGGCCGGTCGTGCGGTGATGCCCCACTTGGCGTCGGCATCCCCTCGGACGTGGGATCCGGGAGGAAATACGGCAGCACTTCCATGGGCTGGCGCAGACCGAACTCCCGATGCTTCGCCCGGCTGAACTCGCTCATGGCGATGATGGTATCGATGCGATCAAGCTCGCGGTCGAGCAGACCGGTGTACCGCCAGAGCTGTGGTGGCCGGCGATAGCTGAGCGAGCACGAAAAACATTCGCGACCGGTGCACAGCTCGCGACCGTGACGCCAGAGGACGTGCATGGGGCAGACGAGCCAGTGTTCGTGTGCCATGTACGCGGTGACGGCGTCACCGGCCAATGCGAATAGGCCCGGCCCGCCGATGAGCGACACGTTGTGGTAGTTCACGACGTCGTATTGTCCGCGCGCGATGATCTCGCGTAGCCGACGCCCCTGGACGACGGGGCGCCCGAGCTGCTGCGTGAGCAGCGTCGACGTCACCGGGGACGCGCTCGACAGTCGGATCACTTCGACGCCTTCGTCGACGTCATGCGGTGGCGCCGCGGGCATCGGGCCACTGGTCAGTACGCGATAGGCATCGCTGTCGTGAACCACGGTCACGTGGTGCCCGAGCTTCACGAGCCCGCGGGCGAGGCGCTGAATGCCGACCGCGTCGCCACCGAACGAGTGTGGTGGGTAGAACGTGGTGAGCATGAGGAAGCGCGCGCTCATGCGGCGGCCTCCCGGAGCGCGCGATGCGTGGCGGCGGCGCTCGCCTGCCACGTGAGCGCGCGCGCCTGCGTGAACGCCACGGCTCCCATCTCGCGACGGCGCGCGGGATCGTCGAGCAGAGCGCGCATGGCGGCGGCGATCTCCTCGGCGTTGCCGGGCGCGACGAAGATTCCGCCGCGGGCCAGCAGCGCAGGCAGCGGACTCTCGCGGGTCGCGATGACCGGGGTGCCACAGGCCGCTCCTTCGACCGCGGGCAGTCCAAACCCTTCGGACTCGCTTGCCAGGACGACCGCCGTGGCGCCCGAGTGGAGGTGTCGCAGGTCTTCGTCGGGAACGAAGCCCGTCCACTGCACGAGGTGGCCCGTGCCCTCTTCGGCGATCATCGTGCGCAGGCGATCGGCTTCGCCATGGAATACATCGCCTGAGAGGCGGCCCACGAGCAGCAGGTGCGGCGCGACGCGCCCGGCCTCGCGCGCCACATCGCCGTGTGCACGGATCACGGCATCGAGCCGCTTGTGCGGGTTGAAGCCACCGACGTACACGAAGTAGGGCGCCTGCCCGAGTGACCAGGCCCGACGCGCGGACTCGATATCGGCCGGGGCGCTCGGTTCATAGACCGCGGCGGGCGCCTCGACCGCCACGCGCAGGCGTCGACGCGGAACGCCCAACATGCGCTCGATCTCGCCGGCCGCATAGTCGCTGACCGTCAGGACGAGGCGCGCCTGCCGGATCGCGAGCCCGACCTTGAGCTTCCAGAAGAGTCGGGCACGCCGCGACGGCAGCGTGAGGTGCGGAAATCGCTCGGCGATGGCGTCATGGACGGTGACCACCGCGCGTTGGCCGGGCGCGAGCGGGAACCAGGTGTAGACACTCGGCGAAAAGAAGACGTCGGGACGACGGCGGTACACCGCACGGGTCAGCGCGAACATGTCCGCGAGCGTGCGATGGCCGTCTGCCGCGGCAGCCACGGATGGCGTCGCCGACAACGTCACCACATGTCGCTCCACGTTGGGTGCCTCGAGCGGGAAGGCGTCGAGCGACGTCTGGTCGCCAATACAGATGAAGCGGTCGTCGGGCGCATGCTCGACGAGCGCCCGCATCAGTTCGCGCGCGAACCGCCCGTAGCCCCTCGCATTCGCCCAGCACGTGGCGTCCACGCCGATCCGCACGACGCGCCCCTAGGCGCTGACCGACGTTCGCGCGCTCCTCGAGGCCAGGGAGTCGCCGACCTGCTCGTCCAGCGACTTCATGTCCAGCTTCTGCTCCTCGTGGTACTCGTAGTCGGTATTCACCGACCAGACGTCGTGCGACGCTCCGCGCATGTTGGCGATCGCCATCATGGCCGTGAGCATCGAGTGATCCTGGTTGTTGTACTTGTGCATCCCGTTGCGCCCCACCGTGTGGAAGTTGGTGAGGGCATCGATGTAGGTGCGAGCCGTCTCGAGGTGCGCGCTGTAGGCGCTATCGTAGACGGGGTAGGCCTTGGGCATGCGCACGACGGTACCATCGACCACCTTCGTCGGATCGGCCAGGCCCAGTTCACCGATCTCCTTGCGCGCGAGTGCCACGAGATCGGCGTCGGCGCTGTTCCACAGGCCATCGCCCTCGAAGCAGAAGTACTCGAGGCCCAGGCAGGTCTTGCCCGGCTCGGGCACCATGGCCCGCGACCAATTGTTGAAGTTCTGGATGCGCCCGACCTTCACGCCCGGCGAGTGGATGTAGATCCAGTTGTCGGGGAACAGCGAGTCCGCATCGATCACGAGCGCGACCGTAAGGAAGTCGCGGTAGTTGAGGCCGTCGCCGGCGGAGCGGATGTGTACAGGGGGCTGCGGATCGAGCGCACGCACGAGATTGCGAATCGGCATCGTCGAGATCACATGATCCGTCTCGATGCGCTTCACGCCCGCCACGGTGCGAGCCCGCACCGCCACAACCTTCTGGTCGCGCGTCTCCAGCGCTTCGACCTCGTGCCGCATCAAAACCTCGCCGCCGAGCGCGCGAATGCGATCGGTCGCCATCTCCCACATCTGTCCGGGGCCAAGGCGCGGGTACTGGAACTCGTTGATCAACGTCTTGATGCTGTCGCCCCGCTTCTGCAGCGATGCCGCGTTGAGGATCGCCTTGGCGAGCGAGAGCCCCTGAATGCGCTGCGCCGCCCACTCCGCGCGGATCTCCGTGCACGGCAGGCCCCACACCTTCTCCGTGTACGTCTTGAAGAAGATGGAGAACAGCCGCTTGCCGAAGCGATTCGATACCCACTGTTCGAGGTTCTCCTCGACCGGGTACGGGCGCAGGTGCGACCAGACGTAGCTCAGCACGCACAACATCGAGTTCCACAGCCCGAGGCCGCTCAGCGCATTCCAGGCCTTGAGCGGGTAGTCGAAGTACTTGCCGCTGTAGTGGATTCGAGAGAGCCGCGGAACGCTGATGAACTCGGGGCCGAGGATCTCGTGCCACAACTCCTCGACCGGGGTGATCTTGGTGAAGAATCGGTGGCCACCGATGTCGAAGCGGTACCCGTTGTATTGCGCGGTCCGCGAGATTCCCCCGACCACGCTGTCGGCTTCGAGCACGGTGACGCGCACGCCGTCCTTGGCGAGCAGGTATCCCGCCGTCAGCCCGGCTGGCCCCGCGCCAATGATGACGACGTGTTCACCCGGCTTGAGCTGCGCTACCCTACGTGGGATCGGAGTCATTCGGTGTGTAAGCGAACATTGCCAGGCGCGCGACCGAGGCGACGAGCCGACCACGCCCCCGCGATCCCCTCGACGACGAACAACGCAAACAACGGCAACGAGATACCCACCAGGCTCAAGTGATGCTCGGTGCGATCGCCCGAGGGCAGATTCGACGGAGGAGCGCGGGAACGGGCAGGTGCGTCCCGGCGGTATTCATCCTGATAGCAAGGGGCGCGCCGCGCCGAATGGCCGGCGCGCCTGAATGGTGAAAACTAGTCGAGCGCGAACAGGAGACGTTCGCGCTCGGTGGGAACCGCTGTGGCCCCCCGGCGACCCAGTGTGCGCGGCCCTCCTCAGGTCATGATCTCGCTCGCTTCATTGGAGCGCCTCCACATCACGTGCGACGACCGATGGGTCGTGCGGCCGGATGCTTCGGTGGGTCGCTCATCGGTAACTACAACGGGGACGCTGACGTCGGCCCGCCGAACGGGCGCGCCGTAGCGACCAAGCGCCACAAGCCACTCCCCGTCACCGACGCGATTGTCTTCACGGCACGTAACGATGTCACCAGTGACGTGCTTGAGGCCCTCGTCGGTCATTGCACTCCGGTCGCTCCCCGCGCCAACCCACGCAAGCGCGCATGGGTGCGCCTTTGCCATGCTCACGATGCGCTCGCGTGAGGCACCGGTGGTTTCTTCGCACACAAGCACGAGCTGCGCGTTCAGCGGCTCCGCAGCAGTCCCGACGACACGCATGGCCCGCTCCAGCTCGGCGTCGCTGCGGGACAGCAGGACGATCGAGATGTTCGGGCGGGCCGAACGCGGAGCCGGAAGGAAGACGCTGGAGTCGTGGCCGACGGCGTGAAGCGGTGTCATGTCGGATATTGCATGACAAGAAGCGGGCCAGCGCGCCGTCGACGCCATCAGCAGCACCGGCTCTGGTTGACGCGTGAGCTTGTTCGCCCGCCGACACACCTTAGGAACCTCAGATCCGCCTGAATTGTGGACCGCAATCGACAGAATCGGACACATTGTCGGCCCATGTAGACGAATCAGCCGCATCCCGTTCACTTTCTGTTTACAATGGCCCGCACGGCGGCCGACCGGTGTGTTGTCGTCAGGCCACACTACCGTCTCAGGTTGAGCACGGTGCCGAGTGCGACCGAGATTCGTCATGAGGCTGATATCATGACCGGTCGGCCCGGGCCGCGTCCCCAAACCGGCGAGGTTCTTGCGACCATCGGGTCAACCCGCGATCGATCCCCCGAGCACCGACCGTTCCTTCATGCCTGTAACGCACCCCAACGCGACGACGCCACCGCTGGAGCGGTCGGCCGCGGTCGGCCGTGCGTCCGTGCGGTCCTGGGCCAGGCTCCTGCGGCCGCATCAATGGGTGAAGAACTTCTTCGTGCTGGCGCCGCTGCTCTTCTCCGGGCGCGCGCTCGATCCAGCCTCGCAGCGCGCGGCGGCGCTCGCCTTTGCGGTCTTCTGTCTGGCGGCGAGCGCGGTGTACGTACTCAACGACATCGTCGATCGCGAGCAGGATCGCGCACATCCCGGCAAGCGCAACCGGCCAATCGCGTCGGGTGCCATCAGCGTGGCGGCCGGGATCGGTGTTGCCGCGCTCCTCGTGGCGCTCGCGCTGGGCACGGCGTGGTACGTGGGCACGTCGCTGCTCGCGATCACGGTCGCCTACCTGCTGCTCAACGTGGTCTACAGCGTCTGGATCAAGCAGGTCGTGATCCTGGATGTCTTTGCCATTGCCGCGTTCTTCGTGTTGCGCCTGGTGGCTGGCGCCGCCGCCGTGCAGGTGCGGCCGTCGGTGTGGCTGATCCTCTGTGGCGGCCTGCTCTCGCTCTATCTGGGTTTTGCCAAGCGGCGGCACGAACTCGTGCTCCTTGGCGAGGGCTCGCAGGATCATCGCGCGGTGTTGAGTCAGTATTCCACGCCGTTCCTCGACCAGCTCTCCGTGGTGCTGCTGGCGGTGACGATCGTCTCGTACATCATGTACACGCTCGAGTCCGAGACGGCGCGGCTCGTGGGCGGTGAAGTCCTTTCGTACAGCACGGTCTTCGTCCTGTACGGCGTGCTTCGTTATCTCTACCTGGTCCATCGTCGGCAGGACGGCAACCCGTCGGAGACGCTGCTGAATGACCGGGGGTTGCTGTTGGCCGTGACGCTGTGGGTGCTGTACTGCGGTGTGGTGATCTACCGAGCCGGTCCGACTCCGTGATGCGCGTGACTCCTGTTTCCCTCGCCCTGCCCGTGCATGACGACGCCTGAGCGCGCCACCGGCGCGACCACGCCGAGCCTCTCGTTGGTCATGCCGTGCTACAACGAGGAAGCGATCGTTGCCCAGACGGTGAAGCGCGTGCTCGGAGCGTTCGAGCGTGCGGAGATCGCCATCGAACTCGTGGCGGTGGACAACGGCTCGCGTGATCGAACGGGCGAGATTCTGCGTGACCTGGCCGCGGCGCATCCGCAGGTGGTCGTGCATCGCGTCGAGGTGAACATCGGCTACGGCAACGGGATCCTTTCCGGCATCCCGCGGTGCTCGGCGCCGTGGATCGGCGTGATTCCCGCCGACGGCCAGGTGGACGCCGAAGACGCCGTGCGACTGTTCGAGGATGCGATTCAATGTGGCGAGCCGGTGATCGCCAAGGCGCGCCGGCGCTTCCGCATGGACGGGGGCGCGCGGAAGCTCGTTTCGATCGGCTACAATGTCTTCTTTCGTGCCCTGTGGCCCGGCGTCGAATCGCTCGACATCAACGGTCTGCCCAAGATCATGCCGCGCGACGTGGTGCAGCGCATGGACCTGCAGAGCCGGCAGTGGTTCCTCGACCCGGAGATCATGATCAAGGCACACTACCTCGGCGTGCGGGTGCTCGAGTACAACGTGTTCGCGCGGATGCGTGGCAGCGGACTCTCGCATGTCCGTGCGCTGACGTGCTGGGAGTTCTTCACCGCGCTCCTGCGCTACCGGTTCTCCGGCGAGCTGTCGCGCTGGCGTGCGTCGCGCGCCGTGCCAGCGGCCGCGGGGACGTCTCCCCGCTCATGACGGCGCTGGATCCGCGGGTGCACGACGAGGGTCGACAACTCCTGACGCACCGCACGACCTGTCGTGCGTGCGGTGGGGCCACCCTGCACCGCTTTCTGGAGCTGGGCAACCAGCCGTTGGCCAACAGCTTCCTGCGGAGCGCGGACGAGGCGGCGAGGGAACGACGCTTCCCGCTCGACGTGTACTTCTGCACGAGCTGTTCGCTCGTGCAGCTCGCCGACGTGATCGATCCCGAAGTGCTCTTCGGCGACTACATCTATGTCACCGGCACATCGACGACGATCGCCGCGCACAACCGTCGGTATGCGCGGGCCGTGGTCGACGAGCTTCTGCTCGGCCACGACGACCTCGTGGTCGAGATCGCGAGCAACGATGGTTCGCTGCTGTCGTGCTTCCGCGACCTGGGCGTGCGCATCCTTGGCGTCGAGCCCGCACGCAACATCGCGTCGGGAGCCAACGCACGGGGTATTCCGACCGACAATCGCTTCTTTACGCGCGAGGCCGGGCCGGCTCTTCGCGCGACACACGGAAAGGCCCGCGCCGTGATCGGCAACAACGTGCTGGCGCACGTGGACGATACGCAGGGGTTCCTCCGCGGGGCCGCAGACCTGATCGACACCGACGGTGCGGTGATTGTCGAGGTGCCGTATGCCACCGAGATGCTCACCGGGGTGGAATACGACACGGTGTACCACGAGCACCTCTGCTACTTCAGCGTGACCGCACTCGCGCGCCTCGCCGAACTCGCCGGCCTTGGCATCGTGCGGGTCGACGACGTCCCGGTGCATGGGGGCTCGGTGCGCGTGTGGTTTCGGCCCGGTGTACCGCATGCGGCCGCGGTGGAGCGTCGCCTCGTCGAGGAGCAGGAGAACGGACTGGCGACGCTGGCAGCGTGGGAAGCGTTTGCGCAGGCCAGCGCTGAGCAGCGCCGCGACCTCCTCGCGCTCCTGCGCCGTCTCCGAAGCGAAGGCAAGCGTGTGGTAGGCTACGGCGCACCCGCCAAGGGCAACACGCTGCTCAACTACTGCGGGATCACGCCCGAGCTCCTGGCGTACACCGTGGATCGGAATCCGTGGAAGGTGGGCAAACTGACGCCGGGCGTGCACCTCCCCGTGCGACCGGTGGAGACGCTGATCGAGGAGCAGCCGGACTACGTGCTGATCCTCGCCTGGAACTTTGCCGAGGAAGTGATGGAGCAGCAGGCAGCGTATCGCGCCGCCGGCGGGCAGTTCATCATCCCGATTCCCTCGCCCCGGATCATCTGACGATGCGCGTGGTCATCCTGGCCGGAGGGCGCGGCACGCGCCTGAGCGAAGAAACCACGATGCGGCCCAAGCCCATGGTGGAGATTGGTGGACGCCCGCTGCTCTGGCACCTCATGCAGTTCTACGCGTCCTTCGGCCACAAGGAGTTTGTGGTCGCGTGCGGGTACAAGGGCGAGATGATCAAGCAGTACTTCCGCGACATCGCGACGCACGAGAGCGACTTCTTCGTCGATCTGCGGAGTGGCGCCGTGGATGTCCTGACGCCATCGCGTCTGGACTGGAAGGTGGGTGTGATCGACACCGGCCTCGACTCGATGACCGGTGGACGGCTGCGCCGCCTTCGTGATCAGTTGAGCGGCGGCACCTTCATGTGCACGTACGGCGACGGCCTCTCGAACGTGAACGTGGGGGCGCTCGTGCAGTTCCACCGCACCCATGGTCGGCTCGCCACCGTGACCGCGGTGCGGCCTCCGGCGCGGTTTGGCGGGCTGCACATCGATGGGACCGCGGTGAAGCAGTTTTCGGAGAAACCGCAGGCCGAGGGCGGCTGGATCAACGGCGGCTTCTTCGTGTTCGAACCGGGCGTGCTCGACTATCTGACCGACGACACGACCATCCTCGAGCGCGAACCACTCGAACGGCTGGCGGCCGCCGGCGAACTGATGGCGTACCGACACGACGGCTTCTTTCAACCAATGGATACCGTGCGCGAGCGTGACCTCCTCGAGGGGCTGTGGGCCGGTGGCGCCGCGCCATGGAAGACCTGGGCATGAGTTTCTGGAACCAGAAGCGGGTATTCGTGACCGGCGCGACCGGTCTGCTGGGTTCGCACATGACGGCAGAACTGCTTCGCCGTGGTGCGGACGTGGTGTGCCTCGTGCGCGATTGGGTACCGGACAGCGAGTCGGTGACGTCGGGTTCGCTGTCGCGCTGCCGTCTCGTGCGCGGCGACCTCGAGGACTATCTGCTGGTCCTTCGTGCCCTCAACGAATACGAGATCGACACGATCTTCCACCTGGGCGCCCAGACGATCGTCGGCACGGCTTCGCGCTCACCGCTCTCCACGTTCGAGGCGAACATCAAGGGGACGTGGGTGCTGCTGGAGGCCGCGCGCCAGATGACCAGGGTCGAGCGCGTGCTCGTGGCGTCGAGCGACAAGGCGTACGGCGAACACGACCGGCTGCCGTACACCGAAGATGCGGCGCTGGTGGGCAAGTATCCCTACGACGTCTCCAAGTCCTGTGCCGACCTGATCGCGCTCTCGTACTTCCACTCGTTCCGGCTGCCGGTCGCGGTGACGCGCTGCGGCAACCTGTACGGTGGCGGCGACCTCAACTTCAACCGCCTGGTGCCGGGAACGATACGCTCGGCGCTCCGCGGCGAGGCGCCAGTGATCCGCAGCGACGGGACGTTCGTGCGCGATTACTTCTACGTGCGCGACGCCGTGCAGGCCTACCTCGCTCTTGCCGAGCGCATGCCGGACGATGGGTTCACGGGTGAAGCGTTCAACTTCGGCACGGAGACGCCGCTGTCGGTCATTGCGATGGCGACCAAGGTGCTCGAGGTGATGAACCAGTCGGCGCTGCCGCTGACGATCCTCAACCAGGCGTCGAACGAGATCCCGAAGCAATACCTCGATTGCACCAAGGCGCGTCGGCGCCTCGGGTGGGAGCCGCGATGGACGCTCGAGGAGTCGTTGAGCGACACCGTGGCGTGGTATCGCGAATGGATGGCGCGCGGCCAGCGTGGGCTGGCGGCGACGGAACAACCGGCGGCGGTCCGATGAGTCGGCTCCCGCACGTGGTCGTGCTCGGCGGTGGTCCTGCCGGGTGCGGCGCCGCCTACCAGTTGCGCCGCACCAACAAGGCGAGCGTCACGCTGCTCGAGCGCCAGGAGGTGGTTGGCGGCAACGCCGGCTCGTTTGAGTGGGCGGGACAGTGGCTCGACTACGGCAGCCATCGCCTGCACCACACGGTGCATCCCGATATCCTCGCCGACATCCAGCGCATGCTCGCCGCCGACTTCGGGGACTTCGATCGGCATGGGCGCATCCGGCTTCGCGGCGAGTGGTTGCACTTTCCGATCAAGTCGCTCGACCTGCTCCGCCGGCTCGACAAGGGGTTTGCGCTGGGAATGGTGAAGGACCTCGTGCAGCGCAAGCTCGCGCGCCCGGCCGAGGGCGAGACGTTCGCGTCGGTGCTGCTCGCGAACCTCGGGCCCACGATGTGCCACCACTTCTACTTTCCGTACGCGCGCAAACTGTGGGGCAAGGAGCCCGAACTTCTGTCGGGTATCCAGGCGCGCAAGCGCGTGACGGCCGGGAGCTTCGGGAAACTGATCAAGCGGCTGCTCAAGCCAGTCGGTGGCGGCAAGTACTACTACATGCGCGAAGGCTACGGGCAGATCAGCCGAGTGTACGCGCGTGAGGCGACCGCGTCCGGCGCGGAGATCGCGCTGGGATGGGGCGCGGCGCGCATCGAGCGATCGACCGAGCCGGGGTACACGTGGACCATCACCGCGGAGCGCGGCACCGAGCGGCGGACCATCCATGCCGACCACATCTGGTCGACCATCCCCATCACGCTCCTGGCCAAGATCACGCAGCCTGCGCCGCCGGCGCCGGTGATGGCGGCTGCACAGTCGATCGGGTATCGCGCGATGGTGCTGGTGTACGTGCAGCTCCCGGTCGACCAGTACACGACCACGGACGCGCACTACTTCCCGGAGGGCAACGTTCGCGTGACGCGCCTCTCCGAACCCAAGAACTATTTCCGCTCCACGGAACCCAGGGGCACGACGGTGCTCTGCGCCGAGTATCCGTGTCAGGTGGGCGACGAGATCTGGTCGGCGAATGACCAGTCGTTGGCCGACCTCGTGGAGAAGGACACGAGAACTGCGGGGATTCCGCTGCCGGACAAGCCCATCGCGGTACACGTGCGGCGCCTGGCCCAGGCATATCCGACATACCTGATGGGCTACGAGAAGCCGCTGGCCGTGCTCGACGACTGGGCAGCGTCGCAACCCAATGTGCTGGTCTACGGGCGCCAGGGACTCTTTGCGCACGACAATACGCATCACGCGCTGTACATGGCGTATTCGGCCGTCGACTGCCTGACGCCAACGGGTTTCGACCACGAGAAGTGGGCCGGATACCGCGAAGTCTTCAAGACGCACGTGGTCGAGGACTGAGCCGTGAAGCTCATCATCCAGATCCCCTGCCTCAACGAGGCGACGACGCTGCCGGCGACGTTCGCGCAGCTGCCGCGGTCGATCCCGGGCATCGACACGATCGAGATCCTGATCATCGACGACGGCAGCACGGATGGCACGGCCGAGGTGGCGCGATCGCTGGGTGCAGCGCACGTGGTGAGTTTCGAACGGAACCGGGGTCTGGCCGCGGCGTTCATGGCGGGCCTCGACGCCTCGCTGCGCGCCGGCGCCGACATCATCGTGAACACCGACGCCGACAATCAGTACCAGGGAAGCGACATCGCAAAGCTGGTCGCTCCGATCATCGACGGCGAG encodes the following:
- the rfbF gene encoding glucose-1-phosphate cytidylyltransferase, with the protein product MRVVILAGGRGTRLSEETTMRPKPMVEIGGRPLLWHLMQFYASFGHKEFVVACGYKGEMIKQYFRDIATHESDFFVDLRSGAVDVLTPSRLDWKVGVIDTGLDSMTGGRLRRLRDQLSGGTFMCTYGDGLSNVNVGALVQFHRTHGRLATVTAVRPPARFGGLHIDGTAVKQFSEKPQAEGGWINGGFFVFEPGVLDYLTDDTTILEREPLERLAAAGELMAYRHDGFFQPMDTVRERDLLEGLWAGGAAPWKTWA
- a CDS encoding GDP-mannose 4,6-dehydratase, yielding MSFWNQKRVFVTGATGLLGSHMTAELLRRGADVVCLVRDWVPDSESVTSGSLSRCRLVRGDLEDYLLVLRALNEYEIDTIFHLGAQTIVGTASRSPLSTFEANIKGTWVLLEAARQMTRVERVLVASSDKAYGEHDRLPYTEDAALVGKYPYDVSKSCADLIALSYFHSFRLPVAVTRCGNLYGGGDLNFNRLVPGTIRSALRGEAPVIRSDGTFVRDYFYVRDAVQAYLALAERMPDDGFTGEAFNFGTETPLSVIAMATKVLEVMNQSALPLTILNQASNEIPKQYLDCTKARRRLGWEPRWTLEESLSDTVAWYREWMARGQRGLAATEQPAAVR
- a CDS encoding FAD-dependent oxidoreductase, with translation MSRLPHVVVLGGGPAGCGAAYQLRRTNKASVTLLERQEVVGGNAGSFEWAGQWLDYGSHRLHHTVHPDILADIQRMLAADFGDFDRHGRIRLRGEWLHFPIKSLDLLRRLDKGFALGMVKDLVQRKLARPAEGETFASVLLANLGPTMCHHFYFPYARKLWGKEPELLSGIQARKRVTAGSFGKLIKRLLKPVGGGKYYYMREGYGQISRVYAREATASGAEIALGWGAARIERSTEPGYTWTITAERGTERRTIHADHIWSTIPITLLAKITQPAPPAPVMAAAQSIGYRAMVLVYVQLPVDQYTTTDAHYFPEGNVRVTRLSEPKNYFRSTEPRGTTVLCAEYPCQVGDEIWSANDQSLADLVEKDTRTAGIPLPDKPIAVHVRRLAQAYPTYLMGYEKPLAVLDDWAASQPNVLVYGRQGLFAHDNTHHALYMAYSAVDCLTPTGFDHEKWAGYREVFKTHVVED